The Lathyrus oleraceus cultivar Zhongwan6 chromosome 5, CAAS_Psat_ZW6_1.0, whole genome shotgun sequence genome includes the window atatccgaacaacatataattatactccatcttacaagaaagcatggattgcgaggacaaaggctgttgagcaggttttcggcaactgggaggactcattcaaggaattaccacggtttttatgggcactaaaaacttatgtcccaggaactgtggcaattctggagacagtgccagcaatgatgccagacggaacctgtgctacaggtaatagaatatttcaccgtctcttttgggcatttgacccgtgcatcaaaggtttcgctttctgcaaacctctcctgcaaattgatggcacttggttatacggaaaatacaagggtacgttgctcatggcagttgcacaagacggtaacaacaatgtatttcccattgcctttgctcttgttgaaggtgaaacggctgctggatggggtttctttcttcgacatctcagaacgcatgtcgctccacaagccaatctatgtctgatttctgatagacatgctgccatcgaaagtgcctacaacaaccatgacaacggatggcatgatcctccttctacacatgtctactgtatcagacacattgcacaaaacttcatgcgtgctataaaagataagaatcttcgcaagaaggtggtgaatgctgggtatgctttaactcaaccgtcttttcaatattatcgtgatgagattcgactgtctaatgaagacgcggggagatggataaataacatcccagtagagcagtggacaagagcatttgacggtggttgtcgatggggccacatgacaacaaacattgtggaatgcatgaacggggttttcaaaggaattcgaaacctgccgataaccgccttggtaagatcaacctattataggttggcttctatgttcgcaagcagaggtgaaagatggagtgcagtgttaatgtccggacaagtattcagtgaatgttgcatgaaggtcatgaaagaggagagcatcaaagctacgacacacgctgtaacagtgtttgaccgtcatagacaaaatttcagcgtccaggaaacaatgggcaacagcgaggggagaccaaatttagcctacgcggttaaactacacagaagttggtgcgattgtggaaaatttcaggccttccgcataccttgctcccatgtcattgcagcatgcgcttatactcgtcaagacgcttacacccatttatctgatgtgtacaaggccaacaccatcatgaatgtatatagtcaaagcttttcagtactaccaatggaggattactggcctccatatgaaggagatattgtttggcacaatgaagagatgtgtagaaagaagaaaggaaggccaaacagcacacgtataagaacagagatggattccacagataaaatgataagattatgtagtatctgtcgtcaaccaggacacaacaaaaacaactatcccaatcaaggagcatcatctagatcttaagcttaTTGTAACATGAtatctagatcttaagctatttgtaacattgtatctagatcttatgctttttgtaacattgtatttctgtaacaatcaatcattatatatcattaagttcttgttacaacgagtttcataaccaacatcagtataaaacatctgaaaacataaataattctaactgattacaacaatcaaattaatatcgtctcgaccgaacatcatttccctagcatccttatcagtcttcattcgcacccaaccaaagatactgtcaagtctctcaatacttctgattttttccccttctggtattttcccgtctaaccatcgaaccagctccctcttcagttgatctaacgtggtgatgttccaaaacagcatcagcaattgaggtttgtctctcgcataaatcaccttaccgtatcggcgacgaacaccaaacatgatagccaaatgattatatgaattgtggaacaataggtcacactacgcatctatttataagacaaaaaaggcattttatgagggactcgacaattgagttggcgcctccttttaaaacatacacataggcgccaattggattggctagggcacctaccctaggctagggcacctgccctagccaatccaattggtgcctccattcaagttttaacaacagtcgccatatgaacaactttcatgttcatcaaaaatccatttgaaacttggaagctcatcattaatttcaaaacattatagctcattttgacagaaaccctaattttgggtcaagttcgcagggacctaactcactcatttttaattattttgaggtggtaccaagtgcattggaaaatttaagatgtctaattcaaatgttatgtttgacaaaattacatattcctaaaagaaacacatgcaataaaacaaaacattataggtcagatagtagttgaaaaactcagaagtccaacttcaactgcccataactttctcaaaaaaaatccaaatgttgcaaaatttatatccaaattcattgtattgaaaagatctacaactttcatgttggaggtgttttcatttgaggcttttttaagggaggcgccaattggattggcgccccctcttaaaaattacacataggcgccaattggattggctagggcaggtgcccttgccaatccaattggcgcctccttgcaattcttaagagggggcgccaatccaattggcgcctccctctaaaagtggggtatattgggaaattttttgaaaactgggttattttgggaatttcttcgaaaaTGTGGGTTAATTAGGTAAAAAATCCTAACATGGTATCAGAGTCGGGTTAAAAACTCAAATATGAATACTTGATCCAGACCCATGCTATACGTGAGGGGGATGTTAAAATTCTAATTGTGTTGTTGTAGTTCGTTTGAAATTTCAGATTGCCTAAGTTCCTAGGCTGTTGAACATAAAAATATGTGAATGAAATCTCACCCTTTGAGATAGCTTTTTTGAGGATGAGATCTAAGTATATTTAACTCTTGATATAAATAGGAATTGcatataaaaaatatattttagaAGAATTTTAGTAGAATGTTattataacaaaaaaaattatatgGTTATTCCAACATATTCTTCGAGTTGAAGCATAAATATTTAAGATGTTTGCAAATTGTTGACTTGGAATTGCAAATGGTAGATATATGAGACCGAGACCTAACTTCTTTTTTATAAATTGACATTCTATCTCAATGTGTTTGACCTATCATATTAAACTGAATTATAAACTACATTGATCATTGTCTTACTTATCTTACTGTCCGAGTATAATTTCAGCAGATGTTCAATCTTTACTTTCAGTTCTTCTAAAACTCCGTTGATCCAAAATCCTTCCCATATACTTGAATACCTTGATGCAGGATCCAAAGTCTTTCCCAAATACCTTGATGCATAACTCTAAATCCATCATGTGCATTTCTTTTTGCTACCACATCTTGTTTCTTGCTTCTCCAAGTTACAAGTTACCGCAAACATACGTACAATATCAAAAGATAGATCTTTGATTTGTTACAGATCCTGGCCAATCAACATCCGTGAATATAGACATTCTTTTCATTAGTCTTCTTAAAAAATAAGTCCTTTTTTGAATTAGTTTTCAGATATCTTAAGATTCTACAAACAAACTCAAGATGTTTCTCAAAAGGAGAGTGCATAAATTGACTTACCACACTAATTGAGAAGGAAATGACCGGTCTATATGAGACAAATAAACTAGTTTATCAACCTGATACGTTCAAGTGTTCACATGAACTGATTTGTATTAGGTTCTATAAGAGTACCTACTAGTCTACAACCATTCATTTCAGTTTCTTTTGGGAGATCTTTAATATATTTTTGTTGGGAAATAATGATTCTCTTTTTTGATTGACAACCTCAATATGATTCTCTTTTTTGATTGACAATCTCAATACCAAGAAAGTATCTCTAGAATTCTAAATCCTTAATTTTAAAGTTGACAGCTAGTTTCTCTTTCACTCTTCCCCTAACTCATCTATATCATCGGTAAAAATAATATTATCGACCTAGACTATTAGTGTAGCAAATTTTCCATTGTGGAGAATCGGTAAAAATAATATTATCGACCTAGACTATTAGTGTAGCAAATTTCCCATTGTGGAGAACTTTATGAACAATGTATGATCAAGACTTTATATCTTTCAATTTACCCATCTGAATTTTATTTTACGACAAACACTTATTTGCattccacaatcttcttagcattTGGTACTGTCATAACCGTCCAACTCTTGTTCTTTTCAAGTACTCTCATTTCTTCAAGTACAGCTTTTCTCCATTTCAAAATTTCTAGATCATTCTAtatattttttggaattttaaCACTAAACTATTGTGAGATAAAAACAGAGAATAATGAATACAAATTTGAGTAagaaataaatataaaaaataaataaatagggAAATTATATGGTTACTCGTCTATGCAATGAAAGAAAATGCATAACATCTTTATTACATGTAATTGAACATATACCATTCCTTTCTGTTTTGTGGCCAAACTTAGATTTGGAAACAAGAAAACTGAGAAAGTAATTTATATGGCAGGGATTACAAGAGGTAATTTGAAACAAATTGTTCCTCCATATGTCTTCATCATAAAACATAATATGCATCAACTTTCAGTTCTTTCTGAGTTCCGTCCTTCATCCAATCTTTGGACCAGCATCTCTTTGACTTTATGTAGGGCATGTTCAAGGTTCTCCAGCTGCATACATTTTGTAATTCATGAGTCTGTCTTGAGTCACTTGGTTTAAGGCTTCAAGGTTTTTATTTTTGTTTCACtaatatatttttgaaaataagCATTTTGCTAGTAGTTCATTACCTCTTGTCTGGCGAATCTGTTGTACACAAACAATCCACTATACAAATCAAAACTGCATCCCATGACAGGTTCTTTCTGCAATTACGTTACATGACAGCATATGCTATGTAATTTATCTTTTTGAGGTTAAAACAGAAAGGAGGGAGCTTTAGAAGATTATGTTAAAAAGTGTTTACCAACTGAACAAGTGCCTGAAAGCCCTTGGTGTCAATAGGTGTAGGTTCAATATTCATTTCTGCCAATGTCCTTGTAAAGAAAGACACTGAAAAATCAGTGAGTGAGTGTATAAATGTCTCTGGTTGGTTAGAAAGATATGTAGGTAGGAAGCTTGATACCTGCCGATTGTGTGTGTGATAAATTGGCTCTTTGCAGCTGCTCTATCATGTTCCTCACATGACATTTCTACCATCTTGCAACCCTGAATAACACACAATATTGCAAAATAGATCTACCTTTATTACAATTCATATACATCTAAAATCTATTAACTTACCTCACTTGAAAAAATTTGGAGAAATTTAGAGCAGGTAGCTTCATCGTTTATTCTAACTCTGTCATACATGAAAGTAAGATTTTGCCATCCATTTTTCCCACTCACTGGTCCAAACATTGGGTGTGTGCAGAGTATGTCTAACTCCTCTGGCAGAACCTTAAACACACAACAAAAACTAGATCAATCATCCGAAGAAAACAAGTAATCAAAACTGCTATGACTGTCGTAAATGGATGTAACTTCTTACTCTTAAAAGAAGGTTCCTTGGGTGCTCTTTAACCGAAAGAACATCAACAAATAGCGTCGGACGTTTCAGACAAGTGAGTGGCATTGACCCGACCACCTCGGACAGCGACGAAATAGATGTGCATAACAGTATGACATCCATGTCAGCCTCAAGTAATGCTGTAACATCCCTGCAGAGTTTTGGACACATGCATCATGAAATAGGTTTTATGTTTTCAATACAAGGTTGATTTTTTTTACCTGAAGAAATGGATACCCATCTGGAGACACAGTTGAGAGTAATCTGTTCTTGAAGTTGCAGTTAGAGTATGGCCTTGTTTGATCATTGTATTTGCCAGAAATTGACCAAATGTACCAAACCCAACAATGCCAATTTTCAGACTTTCGGAAGATGACATGGTTGGTTGATGAAACAGAAATAATGGGCAAGTGCTTCACGTAATTAAGCACTTATAGGGAGAAGCCAACGAGGCATGCCATTGGCTTTTCAGTTTGTAATGTTGATTGGGACAGACAGCGGTTATTTCACGCCATCACGTTCTCATACTTTTGCTTAAAGTTTTGATTCCAGAAGCTTTTAAGTTTTAAGTATGTTAAGTTAAGAAAGCAAATTACACGCTCAATGTGGCGTTTGTTTTAAGTTATTCTATTCGATAACATTCTTAAAAGATGAAAAGTTTCTTTACTACATTTATTAAGGGAATTAAATATAGAGGTTCAGTCCACATGTTTTTTCTATAGAGAAAATATATTTTCTCTTTAAAAAATTTATGGTGACTTTTTCCAATCCTTTAGGGTTTGAGGTTGTTCCCCAATTATCTGACTTTCCTCCATCGCCATTTGGACTTTAGATATCTTGTCTTATTTTCTCCCCCTCTTATCCATATGTTCCTGCTGATATTCCACTGCGTTTTACGTGGAAGTTCTCTTGATCCTTTTCGAAGATGGAAAAATGGAGGTCTCTTCCTCTCTCCAAGGAAGAGGAGGAAATGGTGGTTGATGTTGAAGATGAGATATGTGATGACGAATCGTTTCAAAGGACTCTAGCGGATAAATTATGGCTGGAGAGTAGCTTTAATGCCAGGCCTTTCAAGAGCACCATGATTAATGCTTGGAAACTGAAGAACACTATGGAGATCCGAGACATGAGTAAAAATCTTTTCCTGTCAAGTTTGCAACAAAGAGGGAACTTGAATTCATCCTGATAGGTCGTATGTGGAGCTTTGATAGATCCTTGTTGGTGCTAAATCACATTTATGGAGAATAACAACCCTAATATCTCAACATGCACTATGATTCCTTTTGGGTTAGGATATACGAGCTTCCTCTCATGCTCAGATCCGAGACTATGGCGTGAAAAATTGGAATGGTTTCAAAGGCTTTAACATCTTCCATAACATTTGTCACAATAGGACAATCTTTATACACATCAACATTAGGTTAAATGCTAATGGGATCGAGATACAGACTAGTTATAGACTTGGGTTTCTTCACTACAGTATGAGGTTGAGGAGCATTCATATTTCTAGCAGTCATGGAAGGAGTGGAAAAGGTACTTACTTTAGAAGGTTTACCTTTCTTTGAAGAAGAAGTTCTAGCCTTTCTCATAGGAGTTGCATGGTCAGGAACGATCGAGAGGGAAACAACATCAGTAATGAGACCAGATAGATTTATCTCAGTACTAatgtttttagggttttattGCTCTTTAGAGTGTTTTATCGGAGTGGAGATAAAAGGTTGAGACATTTTGGAGGTTTTCAGTATAAACTGTAGAGAGAAGTTGGAGAGATAAGAGTGTCTGAGATCAAGGTTGAGAGAGAGAATGCAGGAGGTAACGTGAGAGTGGCTAGGGTGCAGCTTTGGAAAATAAGGAAAAGTTATAATGATAGTCCTTGAGTTTTGTGCATAATTAAGTGGAGGGAAGAGAAAAATTGATTTCCATATCTCCACTTCAGTAATTGTTATAATTCTTCAAGCATGCAAATGCCCAAGTCTCCCCTTAATTTTTCAAACTGATTTGCATCTAAAGCTTTAGTAAAAATATATTCCAGTTGCTTCTCAGTTTTTACATGCTCAAGAGTAACAATTTTGTCTTCCACTAGATCCCTAATGAAGTGATGACGGATATCAATATGCTtagtgtcgcatcctgcgaaaaatcaaccggcgagctaaaaacaaaacacacacagagccgccactgcgcgttatttatcccaagatagggaaaggaaacgctcagagaaacctggaaagacatggtctcgcgaccagagagaaagggtaagggagtcggttacgcaaggggaaggtattagcacccctcacgtccgtcgtactcgacgggatccacgtcctagaataaagaaaaggttgctaaacatcacacacacacacggggaacgcaggtggggttaagaggaaagagctcgataaggtatcgcaccttatgcctacatatcttgtctggaacaagaatcagagccactgtagttcggcttacgcacgccaaacaacacaaaacaatcaaacaaacaaagggtggcgaacatggagcccgacaaccaattgatggaattacgtcggcatccgaaccaaaacacgctcaaaagggcaaacgtggagcccgactgccaatcactggacttacgtcggcatccgaaccaaaacacgctcaaaagggcaaacgtggagcccgactgccaatcactgggcttacgtcggcatccgaacccaaacaccaaacagcacagtcagataacaagtaaacacacgcaaaaaagaaaaaggttgcccggagtggtctcgcacgaccacctgcctacatacctcgtctggaacgaggatcagggcgatgtagttcccctgaaagggactaaattgctaaccagaaaccggggaaaacacgacactagggagctgagactcgagcct containing:
- the LOC127084035 gene encoding arogenate dehydrogenase 1, chloroplastic, coding for MSSSESLKIGIVGFGTFGQFLANTMIKQGHTLTATSRTDYSQLCLQMGIHFFRDVTALLEADMDVILLCTSISSLSEVVGSMPLTCLKRPTLFVDVLSVKEHPRNLLLRVLPEELDILCTHPMFGPVSGKNGWQNLTFMYDRVRINDEATCSKFLQIFSSEGCKMVEMSCEEHDRAAAKSQFITHTIGRTLAEMNIEPTPIDTKGFQALVQLKEPVMGCSFDLYSGLFVYNRFARQELENLEHALHKVKEMLVQRLDEGRNSERTES